In the Drosophila virilis strain 15010-1051.87 chromosome 4, Dvir_AGI_RSII-ME, whole genome shotgun sequence genome, ttatttttgtgaatttcgtttctttttgtaGTTGTATTGCTGCTTGTTGATTAAATGCGCCTGGGGGTCAAAGACGGACAACATGACGCTGCTAAACTACAACTCGTACGAGGATTACTTGGATCACTTTATCAATATCCACGATGTGCGCTATCTGCGCAACTGGAGCCTCAGCAGGCAGTTCATACAGAATGCGTGTGGCAAGAGCTGCATGGGTCGCCTGCTGAGCCGTTCCGAATACGCGGACCAGCGCAAGAAACTTGAGATTATGCTGAATCCACGTGGCATTAGCGAATCCACGCTCTTCGGCGAGGACTATGAAGGCAATGATAGTGTGCTCAAGGAGTTTGCCGACCGGGAATTTCAGCtgcttaataaacaaatatcgGCAAGTAGAAATTATGTCCTTTTTGgaattaatttgaaaagcTTAAGCTATTACTATATTTTGCAGACCATTATCTTTCTGCTAATGCGCTCAACACAGGGACTTGAGGTCTCGGGTTTTATTGATCTGGAGGAAAGTTTGAGGGAATCGCACTACAAGCACTCCGAGCACTATGTCAACTGGCCAGCCATATTTGAGGGCAAGGAAAAGCTTATACCCCAGCCGTATCACCTGAGCTTCTTCGACTGGTACAAGAACAAGGTCAAATGCAACAATAGCGCAAATTTCAAGGTCGTTTCCGGCAGGGCGCACAGCCTGCTGATGATGCATCGGGGCGATCACAAGATAATCTGCGTGAATGCTGGCTGCACTTGCAATTGGTCTAAGAACGCCAAACGGAGTGTCTACAGTTCCAGCATCTATGGACAATGCTTGTTCTTTGATCACATCATCAGGCGCATCAACTAGTCGAGGGGGGCAGAGAGTTTGCCTCATGCCACGCCTCACTCATGTGGCATTAACAAATTGGCATGCAATAAGAAAACTATGACTGACACGCTGATTATATGCCATAAATGCCACATATACAATGCATAAATATCTTATTTACCAGCCTGGTAATTTAATTCCGCAGCTTCTGGCTGTGTCACAGCCTCCTCCCCGCCTCTCCATTCTCCCGTCTATGTGTCTGTGGACTGC is a window encoding:
- the LOC6627609 gene encoding cilia- and flagella-associated protein 299, with protein sequence MTLLNYNSYEDYLDHFINIHDVRYLRNWSLSRQFIQNACGKSCMGRLLSRSEYADQRKKLEIMLNPRGISESTLFGEDYEGNDSVLKEFADREFQLLNKQISTIIFLLMRSTQGLEVSGFIDLEESLRESHYKHSEHYVNWPAIFEGKEKLIPQPYHLSFFDWYKNKVKCNNSANFKVVSGRAHSLLMMHRGDHKIICVNAGCTCNWSKNAKRSVYSSSIYGQCLFFDHIIRRIN